CCAATTCcgtttcaaatttatttaagatatTGGGCTTGGAGGTAGACAAACGATGATGAATAAATTGAAACGTGGTGCCAGAGATTTCGACTGCAAACCTAAAAATCAAATGAAGTAggaaacaacaaaagaaaagagtTGAGGCAAACTTACTGAGCATCGTAATGAGAAGTATGTTTGAAAAGGCGAGCTTCCGCCTGTAACTTGAAAGGATTCTGCGAAGGCTGATCTGAATTTTGGGGCGGAAGAGGAGTAAAAGTAGCGTTTACATGATAGCTATGATGATTTATGTGGTGGTAAGGGCAGATGATCAAGTGATGATGGTGAGGCAAGAAGATCAAGGGACCgtggtgatggtggtggtggtggtgctgatggtgatggtgaaaatgatgatgatgatgacgaggGGGAAGGGAGGATGACGATGACCGTGCTCTGCATCTGTGTGAAGGTTCCATGGCATACTGGTTTTGTTTGTGTTAGGGTTTAGGGTCCTATAACGACTGCTTGCAATTTTCTTGGGCTTTCTAAGCCCAAATTTATCTTTATCCAGATATCGTTAGATTTCAATTGGACCGAGCCACAACTTCGTTTCCATAAGCTTCATCCACAGTCGTAGATGATGTCCCATGGCAAccttatcatttttttttttttttttatatcgaGCAAATGTTATATGAGCCTGATTATCCCTCTGAAGCTGAATCTATCCTATTAAACAGGTGAAATCGAATCTGATACAGTGATAATCCAGTGATCGGCCATAATCACTATCccaaatttgtcaaaatttaattttgacaaaTGTCTCCACATAAAGttgcttcttttattttaaaatatgtaactgatcaataatcttaaaaaaaaaaataaagtccCCCAACTCCATTCAACTAAACGGAGGTTTGGTAAATGAACCTGTCACTTACATTAAtcaattcaatctatttgacaACTAAATCAATACTCAACTTTCACCAACTCAATTCAAATGTTATAGATGTTGATTCGTAATGAAATCTTATCAGTTGGAAGTATTTGATTAAAGTAagtgaacaaaaataaaataaaataagattttatttatgtaaataaagCGAAGGAGAAATGTACTAGGATGGAGAAAATTTTAACTCATCCATCTAAACTGGTAAATTAAAAAGGGGAGAGGCGGCGATAGAAAGTTGTTTCCAAGtgaaatctttaaaaaatggtCAAAAAGTGTGGGAAAGTACAAAAGGCATATTAGATGTAGATCCGGAAGAGGCGGTGGGTTCATATTTTCTTTAGTGGGTTGGTAAAATGTTGTTGTCTCTTCCCTAACTCCACCCATTTTTGGTTAGTTTTGGTCCCACATTTTTTCAGTCAATATTTACGGGCCAAATAAACGATTAGaccattttggtcatttcactaacaaaaaataaaatagtaatttacacTGAAATCAAATGGATAGATAAATgagctttttaaattttaaaggtgAAAAATCGATAGTTCATTAAAGTTTGCGTGGTGAATGGTCATATAGCCAAATTTACACGACCAAACCAGCCAACCCAATCGTTCGTTTTGTGTGTTTGGTCATTGGCAAATTGGGTCGCGCGGGAGATAGCGATTAACGAACGAGAAAAGAGGACAGTAAAGGAAGTAGTTTTAGTTTCAGTTTCAGACGTAGGGACAAGATCTTGCAATCCCGTACAAAAGCAGCACCTCACGTGGAGATGGTTCCCTAttaatatttccttttttttttttaaatttatataatcttaATACTACATTTATATTACATTGCAAGATCCAGCATCCACACATTCCGATAATCAACGCCAACCCTACGATTttctccttttattttattattattgtcttggcctctctctctctatatttCTCAATCCGATTTCTCACTTCGGTTCCTCATTGCTGTCATTTCAGTTCCTCTGGGCTCAGTAGCGTTTGTTTTCgattcatgtttttttttttttttaattctttctatcaTTTACTTAGCTAGTGTTTAGTTTTGTCATTCATTCATTTGTCGTTTGCATTTGTTTTGTATCTGACTACTTTGGATTTTCGATATCAGTATTGTTTCTTTTGCTGCTGATTGttgtttgatagattttttttttttggtgcttCATTGATAGGctgtgttttgtttttaaatcttGTCTCTGATTAGTTGCAAAGCTCTGGTTGTTGTTTGATtcgtttggtttgatttgtgaTCTGGGTCTGTGGTATTTGTGGGATTTGTTGAGTCTATCAATGGGCGCTTTGGATGAGGGGCATTTCCATGTGGAGCTTGAAAATGGAGCGAAACTGAGTGGCCTTGAGCTTGGTTTTGAGCAACAACCTGAGACTCTCGCTATTGAAGAGGCTGTTAAAGTTCTCTTGCAGGGCTTAGGTGAAGATGTCAGTAGGGAAGGTCTCAAAAAGACCCCTCTTCGCGTCGCCAAGGCTCTTCATGAAGGAACAAGAGGTGCCTATTACCTTTATTCACTTTTATTCTGGTGATTTTACTTAATTAGTGAAAACAGCATATTTGTATTCTAGTGATTGTTTTTCGTTGAACCTTAGTCGGTTGGACGCTATTTTTTCAATCGTAGCATGTCAACTTCTCCTGTGAAGTATCGATAATGggaaatcttttaaaattttaggtggTTAGGCTATTTCATGTTTTTTGCTGTGTAGTTCAATAAATAGAGGCATGAATGTTGTTTTCTATAACCTTCATCACGACATCATTTAGTTTAGTTCTTGGTCCTTTTCAGGCTGTTTGGTGGACAGCTGAGCAGATTGATTTTTACTATGAAAATTAGGGGGGTTACCTTGTGTGACTTTTCTTCATTGAACTCCGGCTGTTTTATTATCAGCTCTTTCAacatttctgtttttgtttcatAATTGCTTTCTCTCTATATGCTGCATGTTCACTACGATTGCTTATCCTTTCTATATTGCTAGGCCACTCTGATTGCTTACCCAGGCCCCTCTCCATATGCAAGATCACTTGGATTCTCATCCTAGAACGTGCTCCATTCATATATACCCTGTCCTTGTTATGCCAAATAAAGCAGAATATGTTTCAACTAGCCCTCATGGATAGAGAGTACATCGGAGAGTATGATAGAGTTTTACTTTTTCCTCTCCCTTGTCGACCAACCCCAGCCACCAGATGTGGTTGAGCTAAACCATTGTGAAAAAAGTTCATCTtctgttcatatatataatcGGGAAACCAGTGTGTGATTAATTTATTGTATCATTTTGTTCATTGGTGGTGATGGATTAGGGTTCTTAAACATGTGAAATAGTGAAGGGGGTCTAGATATGTAGTTTACACAAGTTATACCTAGGTTCAATAATAAGAaggattattaattattgatctCTTTATGTTTTCTCTTGTGCGATGCTTCTGTAACTAGTTGGTAATTTTTGGGTGTATTGAGCCTAGCATCTAATGTTGGCTGGGGTCCAGGGTGAGGTGAGATGTACCATTGTTGATAAATGCCTAGAGCAGCATGAACTGGTTTACTTACCTATATTCACACAATATATCTGTTATTATTTGGTTTATTGGTAAATTCTTCAAGCTTATTGCACTAAGAATTTGGTGACTGATTCGGTAGTGGTTTTCTAGACATCTTGACTCCCCAATAATGAAATTGGTATAATAGTTGTTCCTCACAATGCCAATCTGttgtaaattctttttttctttcatcatATCTTGCTTTTCTGCATTAATATCTGTAGTGGTTCCGTGGCCCATACCTAGTTCTAGTAGGTGAAAGAGAGATTGTCAGCATGGCCCATACCTACCTCATATTTCTCCTTTTTATCAATGGAAATATACAAGGTGCAGAAGATTTATTGTGCTGTGGGAATGTTGACACACTCAAACATATAAGGCAGGGCAGTTggaatcaattaaatcatttgGTGTAAACAGATAATCACTCATCTTTAATTGAGTCAGAGGCCTTTCTTTTCAGAATTCTCTAGTTGTGAAGCCTAAATGCATTATTCCATGACATAAAATAATTGATCTTGTTaacttgtattttatatttgttatttaatagttttttttctagCTATGTAGTTTCATATAGATTTTGTTTTGGAAATATTGGTTTTCCTTTTAATTGTTGATCAAGTGGTTTCTTACCTTTCCAGGTTACAGACAAAATGTGAAAGACATTGTTCAAGGTGCTTTGTTTCCTGAAGTAGGTTTAGATAATGGAATTGGTCATGCAGGTGGAGCAGGTGGGCTTGTGATTGTTCGAGATCTTGACCTCTTCTCATACTGTGAATCCTGTTTGCTTCCATTCCAAGTTAAGTGTCATGTTGGCTACGTGCCTTCTGGTCAACGGGTTCTGGGATTAAGCAAGCTCTCCAGAGTTGCTGATATTTTTGGAAAACGGCTCCAAGACCCACAGCGTCTCGTATACGAAGTGTGTTCAGCTTTGCATCATGGGATTAAGCCTGCCGGTGTTGCTGTTATAATGCAATGCTTACACTTGCATTTCCCAAGTCTGGAGTCAGCCTTTCTTGAGCCAAATCATCAAGGTTGGGTGAAGGCACTGGTGTGTTCAGGTTCAGGAGTCTTCGAAGATCAAGATGCAGATGTTTGGAGTGATTTTTTGAGTCTTCTGAGATTCAGAGGtgtaaatgttaataaaattcatatgaaAGACTTTGTTGAAAAATGTTGGTGTCCATCCAAGTCTTCCTTAACTGCTAAAATTTCTTCAAAGCTAGAACCAGCCCACCAAGGAATGGTCGCTGCAGTTACTTCAATTCTCAGATCTCTGGGGGAGGATCCAGCCAGGCAAGAACTTTTAGGAACTCCTAGTCGTTTTGTGAAGTGGTTCATGAACTTTCAGAACACAAATCTGGAGATGAAGTTTAACAGCTTTGCTTGTAGAAGAATGGATATACATAAACCCAATAGAGAACACAATAAGGAACAAGTACACTCTGAGCTTAGCTTACCGTTTTGGTCTCAATGTGAGCATCATTTACTTCCTTTTCATGGTGTCGTACATATTGGATTCTTCTGCACTGAAGGATTTAATCCAATTGGAAAATCCCTTCTACAGTCGATAGTACATTTTTATGGTTTCAAGCTCCAAGTACAAGAAAGACTCACTAGGCAGATTGCTGAGACTGCTTCATCAATCTTAGGGGGTGATGTGATGGTAGTTGTGGAGGCTAGCCACACCTGCATGATCTCTAGAGGGATTGAGAAGTTTGGAAGTAGTACAGCAACTGTTGCTGTGCTGGGTCGATTTTCAACTGATCCTGCAGTCAGGGCAATGTTTTTACAGAGTATTCCAAAGACTACATTGGGAGGTTGATAATTGGGACCCCCACCCATGTTGATTGTGATAGAAACAAATCGATAAAGCCATTTCTTTGCTATTCTTGTTGGATGCTTGCATCTGCACTGGCGATTGCATGGCAGTGGATGAGTTGTGATAGACCTGTCATGGTTGACTCAAAGTCATTCTTGGTATCGCTGAGGATGGTATTGCATCTGCACCTAGTCAGAAGTGGCATCATAACTGaggattcaaatttcatgaTCATTTATTTTAGGTTCAAGTTCAACTTACATTACTGTAGCATAAACCCCTTCGTATAGAAATTTTGGAAGGCATGCCAATTTTTCATGGTTTTTTCTCGGTacaccatttttcttttctaaaatatGCTTCCGATATTGGAAAAAACTCCCATATTTTTACTGCAGTTCATCACAtggaaatggaaaaaaaaaaaagtttagtgTGATTCTGTTTTgagattctctctctctctcttttttttttttattcctccAAGGGAAAGATGTATTTTCTTGATAGTAAAAACCTTCTGCAAAGAGTAGAGAATGGCAGAAATACACATATGTGCAACTTTTGCAAAGAGTATAGAATGCTATAAAGATCATgtctatatataaaaagaaaaagattattcGGAATTCATACAGGTAACATGCACTTATTGAAATAAAGGCACTTTCAAGTCAGTCGGATTTATTTACATGGAGCAGTAGATACCAGATGCATAAGCCAGTAATCCTATCCTAACCACAAATGCCTGATGGTACGCCACTCCAAATGAGGATTTGATTTTGGGGCACGATGAATAGGCAGGTGTTGTAGCTTGAATGATAATATGACAATCCCCAACACtattattaaaacttgtttCCATGACaatatagaaagatgaaaaacctGCATACAAGCGATCCTAGTCAGCAAGCTTTTGAATAAACAGaaacaatatgataaaattaaaatatcagaAAGTACTGAAACCACAAACTGCAGGTTGGTGTCATTAGTGTGATATCATTGTGAATTGtgatgacaaaaataaataataataatttatcaaacattatCGTCAGAAGAAAATTTCTACAAGCAAAAAAGAGGGGTTAACAAAACTGGTGAAGTATTAAAACTTCTAGAGAAATCCAAAACAAATGAAACCAAATTCTTGTTAAGCACAGTGATCAAATAAAACAAGGGTACAAACAAGAAAACCATTTCCTTATTTTTCGTTTTTTTGGGTGCGGGTTAAGGGAAAGGATGCATAACAATAACAGTAAAGAAGATTCCAAATCAAGAAGTCATCCTTTTTAACAAGGAAAgctttagacaaaaaaaaaaaaaccataaaatttattgtttacatatttgACTTTCTAATGGTATGTTTGGAGGCATATATAAACAAGGGTTCACCAAGCAGAAGCAAAATAGAAgtttctattatttaatttcatgaaTACATATGATTAAAAGACAAtgaaaagacaaagacaaagaaaagGATTATAACAATTAAGAAGGTAAATCTTCAAAGAATACCAAACCTTGTTCCTGGCAGAGTTTTTATGGGGAAGATTTTTATCAGCATGTTCAAGGCAGTAGAGCAACATATCAACTATTACCAACTCATTTTCTGGATCATCATTTTCTGCTAGCAAAAGAAGCTAGTAACTGATGGTTAGTTCCTCGAAATTATCACATCATTCATGCTAACAACAGGCCAAAATGTGAATCACAGAGAATCAAAATAACAGTGATAAGGATCAAATAACTTGTTCAGATCACCTGGAATGTCAAAAATTTGTTTCACAGGTGGTACACCCAGCAGCTCCCCTAGATAAATGCGGATGCGAGCTCGATCAGTGAGTGAAAGTAAATCACCATGTGTCACTACAACAACAGGTTTATCATCTGGAACAAAGAAACAAGTTTTACCACCATAAAGAGATATTGCTCACtgatatgaaataatataagaaGAATAAATAAAGGAACATGAGGAGAAGATAGATGGATGAAACATTTAACATAAAGATTATATAATTCACTTGCAAAAGTTATGTGATTGAATTGGTCACACGAACTCTGTTAGGACTCATGTCTATGTCCCACAAGAAGGAAAACAAGCACGAGTGGCAGAAAATTGAGAAGCACAAGTGGCAGTCACATAGAAAGCAAGGCAGGACCACAAGGAATTGAGGAAGAACATGGCACACTGTGAGTGGTCTGCCGGTTATGAAGAGAATAAAGGCTGGAGAGGAATCAAGGATGTTAAGGATATAAAAGGATAAGCGGAAGGAGAGTGATGGCCTCTTGAATGCCAAGCAATATACTGTTCTGGATTTACTGTTACACTGTATACTTGGCTGAAATCAAGACATACTGCAGTATTTTGCCATTTCCATTTgttattatttgtcatattgcTTTGGGTTGAGAATTGGTTGAGTGTAGGTTGCTGTGTGTGGGTTTCTTAGTGAAGAGACTGAAGTTGCTGGAGTGGAATGCAAGTCAAGTACCTTCCCCCAACAAAATGGTATAAAAAGATTGAGAACCATATACCTTTGAATGACAAGTAGGGACAGTTGAAAGctgttttaattatttggttatATTGCTTCTCTGCATCACCATCATCTTCCATGGATTTCAGAACTGCAAGTCCATCAACAACAAATATGCAAAAATTAACCATCTTGGCCTCACCGGGATGACAACCATTATTGCGAGCTTTGCACTTCATTCTGCtccttaaatttaaatcatcGGATTTCCTGAAAAACATCACAGAATTTAAGTTATTCAAAATAGATAGAATGCTGATCTACAACGATCTCCCGAAAAAAATGAACAGATGGAAAAAATTTGAAGTCAGCAATTCCGACCTGATAACAAGTTCCCCGTGACGAACTCCTTTGGTAATCCAATgctttatcatattaatattatcatatgagtCATCAGACAAACTGCGGGTATCATAAAGACAAAAAGAATTTGAATCCCTCGGTATCATATATTCCTGAAGGAAGTAGGTTCCATCTCCGACAGATGAATTATCTAGTAATGGAAGACAAGACgtgaaaaaaagttaattaaacCAGAACGACTGCAATTAATGTACTACCACatgattcaaatttagattTCCTCAATTACAACTTGCAGAAATTTactttaaagttaaaagtaCAAGTTAAGTGACACATACATGTTACTTGGGCTCGTTCTGATGCAAACTTGTCATCTTCGAACACCTTTGAAATTCTATTGACCAGACTGCTCTTTCCAGAACCTTTAGGACCAATTAAAATAAGTGATATTGTCTCTGGGACATCATAATCACTCAATCTTTTGCCCCCAGCATTCTCAATCCATCCTCCAGGGACATAGCTGTGAATATCAAAATACACATCAAATCAAgcaaatatataatgaattttcaGACATGTTTGTAAACAGTTTCATCACCAGAACAATTTCAAATGTCGTTgctttaagaaaataaattgtcCTACTCAATAGAAGTAATTTCATAAAAGTAATCCTGTTATGACATATCATGCAATTGGCATGCTAATTGTAGGCAAGTTCAACGCATAAGTCAGGATGTAGTGTTAGTAAAGGCTATAGAAGTGGATCGGATGCCACCAAAATTGGAGATGATTTATAAGGATCCATAAGAACATTTggtatttagtttaatttagtaCCAACAATTCTTGATATGTAAAATTTACTTGGTGTCTGTTTCATAATCAATATTACACTTCACAGAAGGCCTCAAAACAACCAGAATTACTAAGACATATCCATTGTGTAACATAGATGGTTTTCATTCAGTCATTGCAGAGCCTCTGTAATGTTGTTAGACCTAAGAAATATACTCTTTTGGAGGCTCTTGAAgctatatatgataaaaatgatGGAAGAACTTTATCCTCATTTCTCATTAGATTGACAGGCCAGCAATGTTCTTTCAGACTGGTAGAGATCAGTATTAtatgtaagaaaaaaaattaaaaaaatgaagcaaTCATCGGTAAAAATTCCTTAACTCATGTATCCGAGAACATATAATaagtcaaaacatataaaaaaaatgtgtttttaatgGAACACAGAGAGTGCGCTGCATGTTTAGTAGAACCAGTGTCCATGTGGAGATgttaaaattatagtaaatacctcaaaattttgttcttcGCATCACTCAAACTCCCAAGACGAGTACGCAACTCATCATAACTGTGCAAGACTTGTGTGTAACTTCTCCTCCTCTGTTCTGCTTCAAAGTCCAAGGAAGCTGGAGATAGTTGACCAGTTTCTTGCGGGAATTCCCCAAACACGGCCCCATCCTCATCATTCACAAGTGTTCCTTTACAAAACTTCATGCTTAAAATGAAATGACCTTCAATCTTTGGCAGAAATGAAAGGGTAATAAATCGagtaataaaatgaaaaacatttaCATACCTGAGGAAAGAAGGGGCTTGAGATGATGGCAATAGAGGGGAAACACGAGATTCCTCTGAATAATCAAAATAACGTCACCAATTTTTATTCACAATGAAAAAGACGAACAGAGAAAGGGAGAAGGTGTAGTTATACCAGGAGTGATTGAGATTGTATCACCACCCATGCCTATACCTCGGTTGTCTTCAGAGATAAGCAAAGTGCCTTTGGAGAAGATTGACCACAACTTCGCCACAAATGGCCTTTCATTATTTCATCACCCTTTAATTTGATTCCGTTGACCGATGATAAGAAGTCTAGATAATTTCTGCAGCTCTTACACTAGGGATTtcattttgtaatattataatgttaaatttaacaataaaccctatttttctcatttcgaaaatataaataaatacatatttatataattaaataattttaaattaaaaataaaataatatttaatcacataataatataaatatatacctatttacaaaattaaaataaatccataTAGAATTGCTCTAAATTGAAAGCCATATCAGGGAGAGACCAGTGATAGTAATTGTATATTACTGTATAATCAATTACTTAAGCAGCGAAGAAAAGTTTCAATGGTTTGTCACGTTGGGAAACCGGCCCATGCGcgacaaataaataattatcagtGCACCGTCCAAATTACAGATCATCATCGTTCTGGAAATTATATTCTGTCATAGAATGACAAAAAGTCCAATCAGTCTAACCAATCAAATGGGGCTGAAAAATGTGTTCTGAAAGTACGAACGCAACCCTTCCCAGCTTGTGCTTCAAAGGCAAGGATTACCAGAATGTCTACAGAAGTCAAGGATCGAATGAATAATAATGCCTCTTTCCTTTCTCCCActctaatgtaaattttaagatttatcaTCTTTACAAAACTGTGTGCGCAACAAGGACCACAAAATCCTACTCACTTTGTACGATATTTCTAACTTTAAACTCTAAGCTAACAAAAAATGACCCCTAACCATCTCAGAATCCTCAATTAACACATCCCCTTCTCCAAATTCATTTAGGGATATTCTTCCAATAACACCTAAACAGCGTTCTCACATGTACAATCAACTTCAAAACCTCTTTAACAGtcctgaaaagaagaaaattcctCTTACACAATCCTGAAAGACGCACCACATCACTTCCAAGACAAGCATTTTGGACACCAATAGCATGACTGCAACAGAAATTAAAGTACTGCAATCAAAAGTAAATGCAGTAATAAACCGATAACCGCAGGAGCCTGGGATATACCTTCAAAACAGGTCTGTTTAGACTTCCGGGTAACAGCCAAATCGGCAATGATGGAAGTGGAAGAGAAGTTATCTATTAGAATGGGATGACATATGGCAGACCTGTTACACCAGCAGACTCTATGGGCAGAGCTTCTGCCCACACTTGCAATGTCACATCACCCCCAGGAGAACCCACTTTAGCCTTCTTTGACTGCAAACTATTGCTGCGAAACAGCCATTCATCGTCATCAAAATCAGACCAATTCTCCACTTTGGGCACAGTAGAAAGGATCTGATTCAGATACTTGGAATCAGGGTGTGGTGGTTTGGCAGATGCTTTGCAATTCTCACTACCTTGATCAATAGTTGGCGAAGGCTTAGTTGAGCATAAAATTTGTTGTGGAACTTTACTTAAACCATTAATCGTGTGTTCCTTGGAATGCACTTTATGATTACAATCTGCCCCTTGAAACTCAGTCACAAAGTGGATCAAAGTTTGGCATGGttccatttttcttccatttttggtGACCAGGTGAGAGGATGAGACAGGTATCGGCAATTTATTAGGCCAAATTCCGTAGTCTGTCAcaaagtgaaaagaataaggtacaaaataaaaaagaaatgatacAAAACTAGACACCTACAACCAAAGGTTTCATCCCAAAGTTTTGCTACAAGGTTCTTAAGTAAATAGGCCAAAGCAATGAAAATAAAGTACTGCACCTTAACaagtttttcaatattaaattaccACTGATATTCCCATGGCATAGGAGGTTTAAGCACTAGACCATCCAAGAACTAAAATGCAACAGAAAGGACTCACCATGTGAAATTCCATTTATCTCAAGCTCCTTACGTTTACCAAGACTTCCCTGACCAGGAGGTTTGTTGTTGCCAGTCTTTGAAACATCTGTTGGTCTAATATTGGAAGAATTCAGGAGGCCCTTGCCTTTTGGGCTGTCTTTTAATTTAAGCTGGTCTTTACTTGGTTGAACTATCTCCCTCGCTCTCTCCTCCCATATCTTTTCTTTATCCCTGCTTTTGTCTTTTGATCTGCTTTTCTTCTCTCGATCCCTATCCCTCTGTTTATCACCCTTCTTATCAGTTTCTTTGCACTTATCCTTTTCTATCTCCTCCAACTGCTTCTCAACATCATATTTCTCCACGGGTTTAGTGATTCCTTGAAATCTCTTTTGATCAGTACCAGAGAATCCTGAAACGATTGAATTTCCGAAACCTCTAGCCTCAACATGGTTCCTTTGCCCATTGATTTTCTTATCAActtctttcttattctttcctttctctttctctttctcttccaaTTTGGCAGTACTGCACTCCAAAATCCTTCCTGGAAGTTCTGCTCTTCTTCGATCTGTAACAGTAATATTCTGAACAATTTGGCTTCCTGCTGCTTTATCTTCATCCCTAATTCTCTCTGCCAAATCTTGCACATATTTAGAATCATTGATCCCTTTATTCTGCAGGCGGTTCGGACTAATCTTCCCTCCATTGCAGCACTCTTGCGGCCCTTCAACTCTCTCTGCATCTGAGATCCGGTTCTTGTCTTTATCCTTATCCCTGTCCTTCTTGTATTTGTGCTTCTCCTTCCGATCTTTCTTATCACTGTGTTTTTCTTTActaatctctttctctttgttccTTTTTACTTTACCTTCCCGCTTTTCCTTGTCCTTATcctttttacattttttctccttgtaagagaaaataatatttttttactagaAGTAGATGGGGAAATAATGAACGGCTAAGCATGGTAAGGTAAAGAGCTATCTAAACAACAAAGGGCAAGTTTCCAGATTGGGTGCAAAAATGATAAGCAAATGGAATTCAAAACTGTTACCAAGCTGATGAATTGTCACCATTAAatctttaattcatatgtttttTGTCATATACTATgccaaatataaaatcatttctCCTTTTTAACAAGGAGACAAATACTTCAAATAAAAGAACATAATCATCAAACAAACACTTTTGATTCATTCCACATGAAAAGGATTCTTA
This sequence is a window from Mangifera indica cultivar Alphonso chromosome 5, CATAS_Mindica_2.1, whole genome shotgun sequence. Protein-coding genes within it:
- the LOC123216635 gene encoding SKI/DACH domain-containing protein 1-like codes for the protein MEPSHRCRARSSSSSLPPRHHHHHFHHHHQHHHHHHHHGPLIFLPHHHHLIICPYHHINHHSYHVNATFTPLPPQNSDQPSQNPFKLQAEARLFKHTSHYDAQTWTLQDEENTGLAEEEEEEAEEPIFVLTDEWREFFAASEAKRKLAKKQAKKK
- the LOC123216632 gene encoding GTP cyclohydrolase 1-like, giving the protein MGALDEGHFHVELENGAKLSGLELGFEQQPETLAIEEAVKVLLQGLGEDVSREGLKKTPLRVAKALHEGTRGYRQNVKDIVQGALFPEVGLDNGIGHAGGAGGLVIVRDLDLFSYCESCLLPFQVKCHVGYVPSGQRVLGLSKLSRVADIFGKRLQDPQRLVYEVCSALHHGIKPAGVAVIMQCLHLHFPSLESAFLEPNHQGWVKALVCSGSGVFEDQDADVWSDFLSLLRFRGVNVNKIHMKDFVEKCWCPSKSSLTAKISSKLEPAHQGMVAAVTSILRSLGEDPARQELLGTPSRFVKWFMNFQNTNLEMKFNSFACRRMDIHKPNREHNKEQVHSELSLPFWSQCEHHLLPFHGVVHIGFFCTEGFNPIGKSLLQSIVHFYGFKLQVQERLTRQIAETASSILGGDVMVVVEASHTCMISRGIEKFGSSTATVAVLGRFSTDPAVRAMFLQSIPKTTLGG
- the LOC123216633 gene encoding uncharacterized protein LOC123216633, encoding MGGDTISITPEESRVSPLLPSSQAPSFLSMKFCKGTLVNDEDGAVFGEFPQETGQLSPASLDFEAEQRRRSYTQVLHSYDELRTRLGSLSDAKNKILSYVPGGWIENAGGKRLSDYDVPETISLILIGPKGSGKSSLVNRISKVFEDDKFASERAQVTYNSSVGDGTYFLQEYMIPRDSNSFCLYDTRSLSDDSYDNINMIKHWITKGVRHGELVIRKSDDLNLRSRMKCKARNNGCHPGEAKMVNFCIFVVDGLAVLKSMEDDGDAEKQYNQIIKTAFNCPYLSFKDDKPVVVVTHGDLLSLTDRARIRIYLGELLGVPPVKQIFDIPENDDPENELVIVDMLLYCLEHADKNLPHKNSARNKVFHLSILSWKQVLIIVLGIVILSFKLQHLPIHRAPKSNPHLEWRTIRHLWLG
- the LOC123216631 gene encoding U1 small nuclear ribonucleoprotein 70 kDa-like isoform X1, with the protein product MSRCFPFPPPGYEKCARVEDTDLLAKEKKCKKDKDKEKREGKVKRNKEKEISKEKHSDKKDRKEKHKYKKDRDKDKDKNRISDAERVEGPQECCNGGKISPNRLQNKGINDSKYVQDLAERIRDEDKAAGSQIVQNITVTDRRRAELPGRILECSTAKLEEKEKEKGKNKKEVDKKINGQRNHVEARGFGNSIVSGFSGTDQKRFQGITKPVEKYDVEKQLEEIEKDKCKETDKKGDKQRDRDREKKSRSKDKSRDKEKIWEERAREIVQPSKDQLKLKDSPKGKGLLNSSNIRPTDVSKTGNNKPPGQGSLGKRKELEINGISHDYGIWPNKLPIPVSSSHLVTKNGRKMEPCQTLIHFVTEFQGADCNHKVHSKEHTINGLSKVPQQILCSTKPSPTIDQGSENCKASAKPPHPDSKYLNQILSTVPKVENWSDFDDDEWLFRSNSLQSKKAKVGSPGGDVTLQVWAEALPIESAGVTGLPYVIPF
- the LOC123216631 gene encoding DNA ligase 1-like isoform X2 → MCFLNRDKEKKCKKDKDKEKREGKVKRNKEKEISKEKHSDKKDRKEKHKYKKDRDKDKDKNRISDAERVEGPQECCNGGKISPNRLQNKGINDSKYVQDLAERIRDEDKAAGSQIVQNITVTDRRRAELPGRILECSTAKLEEKEKEKGKNKKEVDKKINGQRNHVEARGFGNSIVSGFSGTDQKRFQGITKPVEKYDVEKQLEEIEKDKCKETDKKGDKQRDRDREKKSRSKDKSRDKEKIWEERAREIVQPSKDQLKLKDSPKGKGLLNSSNIRPTDVSKTGNNKPPGQGSLGKRKELEINGISHDYGIWPNKLPIPVSSSHLVTKNGRKMEPCQTLIHFVTEFQGADCNHKVHSKEHTINGLSKVPQQILCSTKPSPTIDQGSENCKASAKPPHPDSKYLNQILSTVPKVENWSDFDDDEWLFRSNSLQSKKAKVGSPGGDVTLQVWAEALPIESAGVTGLPYVIPF